The DNA segment CTTTCCGCGGAACCAGCACTGGGAGCTTCGCCAGGCGGCGCAGCAGGCCATTTACCACGTGCAACGTTCGCTGGAGTTGACCGGCGATGTGGACCACGCGGCGGTCGTCTTGTGCGACCGCGGGACGATCGATGGTGCCGCCTACTGGCAGGGGCCGGGGACGCTCTGGAGCGCGGTCGGGACGACGCTGGACGCGGAGATCGCGCGCTACCACGCGGTGATCCACCTGCGCACGCCCACGTCGCCCGATGCGTACGGCCATGAGAACCCGCTGCGCATCGAGTCGCTCGACGAGGCGGCGGCGATCGACGCGCGCATCGCCGAGTCATGGTCGACGCACCCGCGGCGGTTCTTCGTGGATGCCACGCCTGACTTCCTGACCAAGGCGGCGCAGGCGTTGGGCATCCTGCGCGACCTGGTGCCGCCGTGCTGCCGGCATCACGTGAAGCCGTTCCTGTGGGCCACATGGCCCGGCGACAGCGATCCGCACGGTCCCTAACGGAGAAAGGAAATGTTGGGCACCACCATCTGGCGCGTCGTCGTCGTGTTGGCGGGAGTGGTGCTGTCGCCGCGTGTGGCGGCGGCGCAGCCCGTCGTCCTCCCGACGTTGCACCACGTGGGGCTCAACTCGGTCGATCCGGAGCGGGCGATCGCCTGGTACTTGCGCCTGTGGCCGACGGCCACGCGAACCGAGGTGGCGGGACAGCCTGGGGTGCAGGCCGAGATGCTCCTGCTCTTCCAGCGGGTGGGGGCGCCGCCGGCGGGCGCGTGGCGCGACGACCTCCGTCGTCCCGAGGCGCAGTCACCGTTCTGGCACATCGGGGCGTTCACCAACACGTCGACCCTTCCCGCGCGACTGGAGGGGACCGGGGTCTCGCCGCTCCCGCTCTGGACATCGCCCACCGACACGATCGGCGTGTGGCGCTCGGGGCTTGCGCCGTACGCCGGGACGCGCACCGCGATGCAGCTGGCGGCAGCGCCGCCCGCCGCCCCGGCGGAACCGCCGCGCGAGGGGGGCTTCGCCTACGTTGTTGCGCCTGACGGAGCCCTGTTCGAGTTCACGGGCGGAGCCGGGACGCGCGACGCGTTCGCGCACCTCCACTTCTTCCATGAGCAGCCGCTGTGCGCGGCCAACTGGTACGTGATGCACCTGGGGATGGGCTTGCCGCCGGTGCGTGACAGCGCGGGAGGCGAGCAGCCGCGCCCCCTGTATTCCCCGTGCGAGGTCTCACACGGGGAGGCGGGGTGGCCGTCGCTCGAACGGGTGGGGACGATTCGCCAGCCCTCGGGTGGGGTGCGCTACGCGAACGGGAGCATGGCCTGGTATCCGCGCCAATGCCTCGGCGATCGCTGTGGCGCTCCGCAGCCCCTGATACCCTCGCGCGGGCAGGTGCTCGACCATGTCGCCTTCGGCGTTCGCGACCTGCAGGCGATGCACGACCGATTGCGCCGCGCGGGGGTGCGGATCATCGAGCCGATCCATCCGTTCGGGGACACGCGGGCGTTCATGATCGAGGACCCTGACGGCCTCGCCATCGAACTGGTGGAACTCCCCTAGCCCCCGCGCGTTGGACGAGCAGGCGCGCGGTGGAGACGGCATCCGGTTCCGGTTGACGCTCGCTGTTCCGCTCGCCAGTTTAGCCCGAGCTGATGCGCAGCTTTTGCACCCTGGTCGGCCACGCCGAGGAATCGCGTGGCCCGAGGTCCTGACCAGGCTGTCACGCGCTCCGACCCCCCCTTCCGTAGCCAGCGACGCGTGGCACTCCCCCTGTTCGTCCGACGTCTCGGTGTGGGGCACCTGCTGGTGACGGCGGCGTGTGCCTCAGCGGGGGGTGGGGGGCGAATCGCTCCGGCGACGACCCCCGACTCCCTGACGGCGTCGGTGATCGGGGCCGAACGCGGCATGGCGGCGGGGAGTGGTCGCACACTGGCCGTCCCCCCGTTTCGGCAGGGGGACGCGGACTCGACGCTCGCGCCGCTGGCGTACGCGATCGCCGACTTCCTGGCCACGGACCTCTCGCGCAGCGCCAGGCTCCGGCTGGTCGAGCGCGCACGTCTCGGCGAACTCCTGCGCGAACTCGATCTCGCCAGCGCCGGCCGAGTGGATTCGGCGACGGCGCCGCGCGTCGGACGGCTCGTGCAGGCGCAGCAGCTCGTCCTGGGGGCGCTCGACCCGATGGGAGACGGTCAACTCCGCCTGTCGGTGCGTATTGCCGACGTGCAGAGCGGGCGGGTGGAGCAGGCGCTGGACGCCCGTGCGCCGCTGGCCGACATCCTCGCGGCGGAGAAGGCGATCGCCTTTCGGCTGTTTGACGCGCTAGGGGTGACGCTGACGCCTGCGGAGCGTGCGCAGGTCGAGAAGCGCCCCTCGGCGAGCGTGGAGGCGGTGTCGGCGTACGGGCGCGGGGTACAGGCGGAGCTGTCGGGCGATGCGCCGCGGGCGAGCACGGAGTTCCAGCGCGCCCTGCGCCTCGATCCGACGTTCCGGATGGCGGGTGAGCGTGCGGCCGACGTGCAGCGGCGCGCGACGACCGCGTCGGCGACGCTCATTCCCGGCATTCGCGGGTTGGACGCGCCGGTGGCAGGGGTGGTCGACCGGCTGAACCGCCCGCTGGACCTCATCACGCTTCAGTCGCGCCCGATTCCGGGGCCGGGCGACCCGTCGTTCCCGACGACGATGGTGACCGTGGTCATCGTCGTGCGCCGGCCGTGAGCATGTGTCGGCGGTCGGGGCACGAGGGGCGAGTCACGCCGATCGTCGCGGCGACGGTGTGCCTGTTTTCGCTCGTTGGGGTGAGCGAGGCGTCGCTGGCGCAGGAGAAGCTGTTGGGGACGCACGCCATCGGTGGCGGCGCCTACTTCGAATCGGTGGTTTTCGGTGGCGACGGCGTGCGGCAGGTTGCCTTTGCCGGGATGGATACGGTGCGGGTGCGACGGGCCACGCAGTTGCTGCTCCCCGTGACCGTGGCCACCCCGCTTGGCGGCGGGTGGCGACTGGACGTCACGGCGTTTCACGCGCGTGGGACGGTGACATACGCAGAGGGCGATCGCGGGGGAGCGGAGCGCACGGGAACGCTGAGCGGGGTGAGCGACGTGCGGCTTCGCGCGTCGGGACACGTCCTGCGCGAATCGATCACGCTGACCGTGGGGGCCAACCTCCCCACCGGCACCTCGTCGCTCTCGTCGACGGAGCTGTCGACGCTGCGTGTGTTGGCGGCCCCCGGGCTGGCGATGGGGAGCTCCCCGGTCGGGGCGGGATTCAGCGGGACGTTCGGGGCGGTGTATGGGCGGGAGGCCGGTCCGTGGTCGCTGGCCATGGGGGCGTCGTACGAGTACCGCGGGCGGTACCAGCCGGTGGCCGCGCTCATTGCGGGGGCGCCGTCGGCGGATTTCCGTCCTGGTGCGGTCGTGCGAACGTCGATTGGTGCTGATCGCTTGGTCGGGGCGCATCGCCTGCGACTCGTGGCCGCGGCGGACGTCTTCTCGGACGACAAGCTCCGAGGGTCGGCGCAAGAGGCGGAAAGCGGGGAAGTCCTGCCCACGCTCGCGACGGTGCGACTGGGGCCGGTCTTTTCCGGCGACGCCCAACTCCACCTTGCGGCACGTCGGTTTCGCGACCTGATTCTGTACTCCTCGTACTTGTGGCGTGCCGCGTATGCGCGGGATGGGCGCACGGCGGCTGGCTCGAGCGGGCAGTACCTGGCGGGCGGCGTGCGAGCAGCGCTGCCCTTGACGATGACGAGTGACGTGATCATGGCAGGAGAGGGGCGGTGGCATTCGGGACTTGGGGTGGATGAGGGGATGCCGACGGCGGGCGTGCGAAGCGCGAGCCTGACGCTGGGCATCGACGGCCGGCGCGGTCTCCTGTCGTTGCAGCCGTACGTTCGGGCACAGGCCGGACAACTGCACCAGCGCGGGAGCGGCGACGACGTCCGTCCGTCGTTCGTGGGCCTCGCGGGTGGTCTCGTCCTCGTCTCGCGCTTCTGATGCGACTCTTCTCCATGATCTCTCCTATCGGGTCCCACACGCGGGTGGCGCGCTGGTGCCGTGTCGCGCGCCGGACGGTGCCTGTGATCGCCCTGGCCGGATGCAGCGGCATCGCCGACTGGGTCACCCCGGGTGATCGTGCCGAGACGCTGCCGGCGCAGGTGGCGCTCAAAGCGGCGGTGCACGCGTCGACGAGCGCCGCCGACATCGTCGCCCTAGAGGTCGTGAGCCAGTACGTGCGGCGTGACGGTTCGCGCCAGCGCATGGGGGCGTCTTCCATCCCGCTCTCGACGCGGGCGACGCAGGCCGTGCCGATCCCGATCGATCTCGGTGGCTGCCTCGCCGACAGCGAACGTGATGCTGCCACGCCCACGGAGCGCGTCTGCCCGGTCGTGCTGACGCTCTCGCTCGTGGTCAACGGCGGGGTGCTCGACCGGCAGGTGATCGGGCCGCTGCGCCTTGCGCCTGGCGGAACGACCAACGTCGCACAGCCGGTGTCGCTGTTCGAGATCAGCCGGATCCAACTCGAGGTCGGTCCCGGCGCCACGCGCCTTGCCGGCGATACGGTGGTGGTGGCGTTGGGCGGGACCGTCCCCTTCCGGGCGAAGGTGCTCGACCGGGACGGAGGCGAGGTCACCGACCGCGCGGTTGAGTGGAGCAGCGCGACCCCAACCATCGCCAGCATCGCGTCCAACACTGGAACGGTGACCGCGATCGCGTTGGGGACGAGCCAGATCACGGCGAACATCGGGACGCACTCGCAATCGCTGTCGCTGCGCGTGGTGCGCCCGCCGGCGGCGTTGTCTGTTACGGCGGGTGATGGCAGCGGGAGTGGGCGCGTGCGCTCCACCCCTGCGGGGATCGATTGCCGCATCGACGGGACCACGACGACGGGCGCGTGCCGCAGCGACTTCGCCGGCGATGCGCGGGTCGTGCTGACCGCGACCGCCGATGCCGGGAGCACCCCGCCGACGTGGGGCGACGATTGTGCGGGAGGCGCCGTGGGGAGCGACACCGTGACGTGCCAACTCACCATGGACAAACCGAGGACGGCGCGCCTGAGCTATACCGCGCTGCGCCGCGTCACCGTGCGGGGCCAGGATGGTGATGGGCGCGGGCGCGTCAGCGGATCGTTTGGGGTCGACTGTCTGGTGGACGGGACGGCGGCGACGGGGACATGCGCGGTCGACGTGCCCGATGGGGCGACCGTCGCGCTCACGGCCGTCGCCGAGGAGATCGACGCCCCGCAGAGCTTCGAGGGGTGGGGAGGCGAGTGCGCCGCGACGACGGGAGCGGCGTGTACGCTGATCGTTCGCGGCAATGCGCGCGACGTCGGTGTGCGCTTTCGCGCGGCTCGTCGCTTGAGCGTTGCCGTCGGCGGGACCGGCGCTGGCGAGGTGGTGGCGACGGACGGGCGGTCGTGCGTTCGTGCCAACGGCCGCTCGTTGGGGAGCTGCGACCGCGATCTGAAGCATGGCACCGTGGTGTCGCTGACCGCTGTGCCCAACGAGGGCTCGGTCTTCGCTGGCTGGAGCGGGGCGTGCACGGCGGAGACGTCGGTGCGCTGTGCGGTGACGATGTCGCAGGCGCGGACGGTGCAGGCGACCTTCACGGCGATGCGTCGTGTGTCGGTGCGCGCTGCAGCTGGCGACGGCCGCGGGCGCGTGACGGGGCCGGGTGGGCTCGATTGTCTCGTGGTGAATGCGGTCACGAGCGGCGTCTGTGCGGTCGACGTGACGGACAGCGCGCGCTACGCGTTGGTGGCGACGCCTGACGCGGCGGCGGCCACGACGCAGTTTTTTGCGGGTTGGGGCGGCGACTGCGTGTCGGCGTCGACGCCGTCGTGTACGCTCACCATCGACGGCGCCTCGCGCGACGTGGTGGTGCGCTTCGTCGACCAGCCGCGCGTGCGGGTGGAACTCGGGGGGAACGGTGCGGGGCGCGTGAGCGCCACGAGCGCCGGCATCGCCTGCCTGCGTGCGAGCGGGGCGACCACCGGCGTGTGCGATCGCCCTGCGGCGTTCGGTGCACTCGTCACGCTGACGGCGACCGCCGGTCCCACCTCGACGTTCGTCGGGTGGAGCGGTGCATGTGAGTCGACGGCGGGGACCACGTGCACGACGACCGCCACGCGAGCGCAGACGGTCTCGGCCACCTTCTCGTTGCGCCGCGAGCCGCTGAAGCTCACGATCTCCGGGGCGAGTGCTGGCACGATCGAGGTCAACGGCGTGCCGGCGTGCTCGTTGCGCGCGGGGCAATCGTCCGTGACGTGCACTGTGTCGTTCGACGTGGGGACGACCGTGCAGCTGCGCGCCGTCGCCGCACAGGGAGGACGATTCGCGGGATTTGCCGGTGATTGCAACGGTGCCGCTCCCTGCATGACCGTCATGTCCGACGCGCGGCAGGTGTCGGCGCGCTTCGATGTGGCGGTCCAGTCGATTCCAGTGGCCGTGAACGTCACCTTGTCTGGCAAGCAGTCTGGGAGCGTGCGCTCCTCGAGCGCGGGGATCGACTGCGTGCGAAGTGGTGGGGTGACCTCTGGCACCTGCTCGGCCAACTTCGTGGTGGGGGCGACGGTCACCTTCACGGCGACGCTGGGTCCCCAGTCGCGCATCGAAGCGTGGACCGGCGCGTGCGCGCAGGCCGTGGGCACGAGCTGCACGCTGACGCTGAGCAAGGACGTCACACTGGGCGTGGCGTTCTCGAAGATCCCCTAGCGTCGGCGGCGGGAGTCGTCCTCGTCGCTCGGTGCGACCGGTGCGCGCACGCCGCCGGTGAACGCGAAAGAGAACGGCGCACGCGGGTTGCGTGCGCCGTTCGTCGTGCGTGCCTCGGACGCCTGGAATGGTGCCGGTGTCAGCGTCCGCGTTCGACCGACGCGAGTCTCACGCGTGCGTGCTCGAAGTCCGGGTTGAGGGCGATGGCGCTGCGATAGAGCGTCTTGGCCTGTTCGTAGTCCTTCCCGTCTTCCGCTTCGAGTGCGCGGCTCATCGCCAGGAGCGCCTTGAACTGGTTGGGGTTCTTGGCGGCGGGGGCGTTGGTGCTCGCCGTGCGCACGGCGGGGAGCTTGAGCCCTGCATTGAGCTTCGTCCCCAGCTCCATCACCAGTTCCAGGAGCTTCTCGGACTTGCCGCTCACCGTCTGTACGTAGTCGATGGTCGACGTTTCGGTGTTCACGGCGCGGACGTCGATGCGCATGTTCTGCTTGGGATCGACGACGAAGCTTCCCATGAGCATGTGGCGTGCACCGAGGATCTTCCCGAGCTTCACCGCGGTCTCCTTGTCCACCCGTTCGCTCCCCTGCAGATTCTGCTCCTCCAGAAGGGTCTGCAGTCGGTCGCGTTCGACCACGCGGACGGCGCCGTTCTGGGCCAGCTCGGTGATGAGCATCTCGGCCATCCCCTTGCTGAGCGGGGCGTACGACGCGTGATCGACCATCGCGCCGTTGGTCATGTACAGGACGGCGAGGGTGGGACGACTGTCGGATGCCTGTGCCGAGACGGGGGCCGGAAGCAACGCGGTGAGACTTGTGGCGAGCATCGCGGCGCACGAGAGACTAACGGTTCTGCGCCTGCGTAAAGGCAATGCGAGCATGCGGCTCTCTTTGCGAAAGTGATCACCTGACAACACGCTCCTAACGTCGCCGCTCGTCATCAGCCTCGTCAATAGCGCATTCGTTCCGACGTCATGGCCAAGACCTGTCCCGTGTGCGGCGGCAGTTACGCCGATAGCAACGCCTTCTGTCCCACGGATGGGACGACGCTCCTGTCCGATAGCGCCTCCGGTGACCTAGTCGGGAGCGTGATCGCCAATCGTTACCTCGTGAGCGCCCTGCTGGGCGAGGGGGGGATGGGGCGCGTGTACCTGGCGCGCCACGTGCGGCTCCCGCAGCAGGCGGCGATCAAGGTCATGCACGCGGGGATGGCGAAAGACCAGGACGCCGTGGCGCGCTTCAATCGCGAGGCGGCGAATGCGGCGCGCATCGAGCACGAGCGCGTCGCGCGCGTCTTCGACTTCGGTGAGACGGCCGAAGGAATGGTCTATCTGGCGATGGAGTACGTCCCGGGGCGTACCCTGCGCTCGTTGCTCGAGGACGAGAAGCGGCTCTCGCCGACGCGGGCGGCGGGGATCGCCTACCAGGTGGCCGAGGGGCTGGATGCGGCGCATCGCATCGGGATCGTGCATCGCGACCTCAAGCCCGACAACATCCTGATCGTCACGGACGACCAGGGAGTGGACCGGTGCAAGGTGGTGGACTTCGGGATCGCCAAGGCGGCCGACACCACGGGGACGCAGCTGACGCGCACGGGGATGATCGTCGGGACTCCCGAGTTCATGAGTCCCGAGCAGGTGGTGGGAGAGCCGCTGGATGCGCGCAGCGACGTGTACGCGCTGGCGCTCGTGGCGTTCCAGATGCTGGCGGGGGTGTTGCCGTTTACCGGGGCGACGCCGGAGCGCGCGTTGATGTCGCGTCTGATGGAAGATCCGCAGACGCTGGCCGCCGCCGCTCCCGACGTGAACTGGCCCGAGGCGGTACAGGCGGTGCTGACACGGGCGCTGGATCGCGAGGTGGCGACTCGCACGGCGTCGGCGCTCGACTTCGCGGATGCGTTGGTGGCTGCCGTCGAGGGGTGGCTGGGAGCGCCGGTGCTCCGCGGGCGCACGCCGATGAGCACGGCGGCGGTGTCGGCGACGCCACCGACGGGTGCGGTCGCGATCGCGGAGCCGCCGCGCCCGCCGGTCGGGGCGGGGACGGGCGCATCGATCACGGCGGCGGCCAACGCGGCGACCACGGCGGCGCCCGCCGTCGAGCGCGCTGCCAGCGTCCCGGCAGCTGCAGCGTCGCGTCCGTCCCGGCTGCCGCTGCTCATTGGAGGGGTCGCGCTGGTGGCGGCCGCTGCGTGGGCGGCGTTCGGCCGGGGCGATGGCGCATCGCCGGCGCAGCCGGCCGCGTCGCCGACCGCGTCGCCAGAGGGTGTGGCGCCGCCGGTTCCTGCGCCGCCCGCCGCGGCACGGGAGGCGAGTGCCGCACCGGCGCGCGACGATGCCGCCGCGAAGGGTGGGGGGCCGGCCGCTCCCACGACGCCTAACGACATCGCCAGTGGTAGGCCGCGCGCCGACAGTGTCGTGCCTCCCACGGCTGCGCCTCCGGTGCTCGCGGGCAAGGGGGTGCCCATCGGCGGTGCGGCTGCGCCGGCGAGCGCCGCCGCCGCCGTCGCGGCGCGTCGCGGGGTCGATAGCGTTCGGCGGGTGCTGGAGGACGACAACTCGGGCGAGGGCGAGGCGAAGGCCGCCATTCCGCATCTGCAGCGCTTGCTGCGCGACTTGGGGAGCGCCTCGGACAGCACGTGGGCGTACCTCGCCCTGGTGAGCGCCTATGGGCTCTCCGGCGATCCGCATCGCGCGTGTGCGCCGCTGCGCAGCGCGCGCCGCCTGGCCACGACCGATGCGCAACTCCGGGCGGTCACCAACTTCTTCAATAGCGAGGCGCTGGCCTGCGTCCCGTGAGGTCGACGTGACGGGCGTGCGCGATCGTTAGGGAGCCCGCGCAGCGCGCGCGATCGTTAGGGCGCTCGGGTTCCGCGCACGCGCGTCATCACCGCCTGCTGGCGCCCCTCCACCCGGAACGTCCGGATCTCCGCCCCTTCCTCGGCGTTGGCCCCGGCGCCGCGATGCACCGAGGTGGGGGTCGTGCTCCACCAGGTGACGTCATGCGTCAGCGTGTCACCGCGCAGCGTGTACCGGCTCTCCAGCATGCGCTCCCCGACCTGGAAGACGCTGATGAGCGACCCGGCGATGAGGGTCTCGTCGAGCAGGATGGCGTTGCGTTCGTCGGTGGCATACCGGCCGCGCGCGGCGTCGCGCACGATCAGTCGGTAGTCGCGCAGTCCGCGGACCGTGTCGGCGTTGAAGACCGTGCGCCATGTGAGCGCGCTCCCGGTGTCCTCGCGGGCGATGCGGAGGGTGAGCGGGATGCGATTGCGCACGCTGTCGGGGGCGCTGACGGTCGTGAGCGTTCCTGACCAGTCGCCGAGCCAGTCGTCGGGGAAGCGCGGTGCCTGCGCCGCCGCAGGGCGTGCGATCGCCGCGGCGAGTGCCAGGGCGCAGAACAGCAGGCGCGCGGGGACGCCGCTCTGCGCTCGCGTGCGCGCGCGAGCGCCGATCATCGCGAGCGAGCGCGAGCGTCTATCATCGAAAGCGAGCGCGAGGGGGCGACACGACCGATCCGCACGTGAGGACGCTCCGGATGTTGGGGGACTGGCCTGATCGGACAAGCTACGGGGAGCGCACGACGGCGCCAACGTCCCTCGTGTGACGTTGCCGGCGGAGGCGGCGGGCGATGCCTCGCGACCGCGGCGATGGGTGAGGGAGTGCACGCACGTTGCGTCTCGTGCCAGATTGTGTCCTCGGGTGTACGCTTCCAGCGCCACCCGCGCCGTCGGCACGATGTCCCACCGCGCTCGCGGCACCCTGCACCCGCACGCGCGCTGCACCATGTCCCACTGTGCGCGTGGCGCGATCCCCCATAAATACCACTTCCCCTTCTCGCCTCAACGGAATGACGTTTCTCCCGGCCCCGATGCACCGACGCCCCGTCCCCGGCGCTGCGCCCGTTCTCGTCGCGCGCCTCGAGCCGATCGTGCGCGCGCTCGTCGCGTCGGCGGTGCTCTCGCTCGCGGTGCTCTCGCTCGCGCCACTCTTGCCGCTCACGCCGCTGGCCCAGGCGCAGGAGACGGCCGAACGGGCCGCCGCGCCAGGCGCGGCGCGCCGGAACAGCAACCAGGGGAAGAAGCAGGCGACCGCGAAACCGAAGGCGAAGTCCACGACCAAGCGCGCGGCCAAGGGCGACACGGCCAAGGGCGACACCGCACGCCGAGCCTCCGTCGGCGCCCTCGGGCGCAACGCGGGCGATCGACACCTCGCGTATCGGGAGACGGGGAGCGACCTCGACTCGTTATGGCCGCCCAAGATGCCGGCGCCGCTCCCCGGGGCGATTCTCCCCGCCAAGCGTGTCATCGCCTTCTACGGCAACCCGCTGTCGCGTCGCATGGGAATCCTCGGCGAGTTCGACCCGCCCGAGATGCTCAGGCGCCTTGATGCAGAAGTGGCGGAGTGGAACCGCCTCGATCCGCAACACCCGGTGCAGCCGGCGTTGCACCTGATCGCGGTGGTCGCGCAGGCGGGGGCAGGGAGTGACGGGAAGTACCGGGCGCGCATGGACAGCGTGATGGTCGAGAAGGTCTACGCCTGGGCGAAGAGCCGAAACGCGATCCTCTTCCTCGACGTGCAGGTGGGGCTCAGCACGTTGCAGGCGGAGCTGCCGCTGCTCGAGCGCTATCTCAAGAGACCCGACGTGCACCTCGGCATCGATCCGGAGTTCTCGATGAAGAACGGCGGTCGTCCGGGCAAGCGCATCGGGACCTATGATGCGAGCGACATCAACTACGCGTCGCGTTTCCTGGCCGGGTTGGTCGACAAGTACCAGCTTCCGCCCAAGCTGCTCGTGGTGCATCGCTTCACCCAGAAGGGGGTCACCAATGCGCGCGACATCCGCCTGGATCCCAAGGTGCAGGTCGTGATGCACATGGACGGCTTCGGCGCTCCCTGGCTCAAGCGCGATTCTTACTACTCGTACGTCAAGAAGGAGCCGGTGCAGTTTGCCGGATGGAAGCAGTTCACCAAGCCGCGCAACGATTCGCCGCCGACCAGCAAGCCCGAGTTGCTGCGCTTGTGGCCGGCCCCGCTGTACATCCAGTACCAATAGCGCAGAGCGGCGTGCGCCTGACCGACTGACTCGTCAGGCGAAGTCATGGGTGGACCGCCGTGTGGGCGTGTCGCAGCGATAGCGCGGCGAGGTCAGCCGGCGCCGGGCCGCGCTCCCCTCGGTGACGGCAGGAGCAGCTCGTAGTACAGCAGCGGGACATCGCGATAGGTCACGCGGGCGACCTCGCGGTAGCGACAGGCGCGATAGAAGCCGCCCGCCCCGGCCGGGTCGTCATAGGTATCCAGGCGGATGCCGTTCGCCGGCCACCGGGCGGCGGCGTCGGCCGCCGCCGCCATGAGCTGTCGCCCGATCCCCTGTCGTTGCACGTCGGGGTGCACTGCCACATCGACGACGTAGAGCGGACGACGCACTGGCGTGAAGTAGGTGATGTCGATCGTGCGCGGCTTGCGCGTCTGCAGGCGAAGGGTCCCCACCACCAACGACGCGATGCGCGCGACGAGGACCAGCGGCGTGCGCAGCGCATCGCGCACGGCGGCCTCCGACGTGCGCGTGGACCAGTGCCCGCCGCCGAACGTTGTCGTTAGGTGCGCGGCGGCGGCGGTGCGCACCTCGGCGATGGCACGCACGTCGTCGGGGGTGGCGGGCGTCACGAGGATCGACATCGGGAGCGGGTCGGGCGGGGGGCAACGCCGGGCCCTCCGGTCACGGCCGACGGCGGCGCGAGGCATCGAACGCGGGCGAGAGATGGGGGCGACTTCGTCCTTTCCTCGCACGATGGCACCTGTGCGACCGGTTGCCGAGCGGTGGAGACCCGGCAGAGTCTCGGGGAATCGCGAACTCCGGCCGATACTCTCCCTGAGGCCCCGGCCCCCGCTCCGACCTGTCGCCTTCGTGAAAGCGCCACTGCCTCCAGCCTCCGACTCGCCGCCACCGGCCCCGCCCTCCGCGCCAGTCCCCGCGGAGCCGTCGCCGGTCGAGATCCGGCTGAAGCAGATCCTTGCCGATGTCGACTTTCCTGCGATCTCGACCGAGGCGCTGGAGGCACTCAAGCAGGTCCCGGACGACGAGACCTCGATCCAGCGCCTCGCCAACATCGTCCTGCGCGAGTATGCGCTCACGGTCAAAGTGCTGCGCACGGCGAACAGTGCGCACTATCGTCGCTCGGACCAACACATTCGCAGTGCGGCGCACGCGATGCTGCTGCTGGGGGCAGGGACGGTGCGCAACCTGGCCGCCAGCCTCCTCCTGTTCGAGCACTATCGCAAGCGCTCACCGGGGCTGAAGGAGCTGATGCTGCTCTCGCTCCTGACGGCGAATCACGCGCGGGAAGTGGCCATGCTGCGTGACCTTCCCGATCCTGAGGAAGCGAAC comes from the Gemmatimonadota bacterium genome and includes:
- a CDS encoding serine/threonine protein kinase, translating into MAKTCPVCGGSYADSNAFCPTDGTTLLSDSASGDLVGSVIANRYLVSALLGEGGMGRVYLARHVRLPQQAAIKVMHAGMAKDQDAVARFNREAANAARIEHERVARVFDFGETAEGMVYLAMEYVPGRTLRSLLEDEKRLSPTRAAGIAYQVAEGLDAAHRIGIVHRDLKPDNILIVTDDQGVDRCKVVDFGIAKAADTTGTQLTRTGMIVGTPEFMSPEQVVGEPLDARSDVYALALVAFQMLAGVLPFTGATPERALMSRLMEDPQTLAAAAPDVNWPEAVQAVLTRALDREVATRTASALDFADALVAAVEGWLGAPVLRGRTPMSTAAVSATPPTGAVAIAEPPRPPVGAGTGASITAAANAATTAAPAVERAASVPAAAASRPSRLPLLIGGVALVAAAAWAAFGRGDGASPAQPAASPTASPEGVAPPVPAPPAAAREASAAPARDDAAAKGGGPAAPTTPNDIASGRPRADSVVPPTAAPPVLAGKGVPIGGAAAPASAAAAVAARRGVDSVRRVLEDDNSGEGEAKAAIPHLQRLLRDLGSASDSTWAYLALVSAYGLSGDPHRACAPLRSARRLATTDAQLRAVTNFFNSEALACVP
- a CDS encoding GNAT family N-acetyltransferase; translated protein: MSILVTPATPDDVRAIAEVRTAAAAHLTTTFGGGHWSTRTSEAAVRDALRTPLVLVARIASLVVGTLRLQTRKPRTIDITYFTPVRRPLYVVDVAVHPDVQRQGIGRQLMAAAADAAARWPANGIRLDTYDDPAGAGGFYRACRYREVARVTYRDVPLLYYELLLPSPRGARPGAG
- a CDS encoding VOC family protein, producing the protein MLGTTIWRVVVVLAGVVLSPRVAAAQPVVLPTLHHVGLNSVDPERAIAWYLRLWPTATRTEVAGQPGVQAEMLLLFQRVGAPPAGAWRDDLRRPEAQSPFWHIGAFTNTSTLPARLEGTGVSPLPLWTSPTDTIGVWRSGLAPYAGTRTAMQLAAAPPAAPAEPPREGGFAYVVAPDGALFEFTGGAGTRDAFAHLHFFHEQPLCAANWYVMHLGMGLPPVRDSAGGEQPRPLYSPCEVSHGEAGWPSLERVGTIRQPSGGVRYANGSMAWYPRQCLGDRCGAPQPLIPSRGQVLDHVAFGVRDLQAMHDRLRRAGVRIIEPIHPFGDTRAFMIEDPDGLAIELVELP
- a CDS encoding ATP-binding protein, which codes for MKPCDCDARHEPRRVVLTGGPGAGKTAVLELIRLFFCVHVKTLRESAGIVFGGGFPRNQHWELRQAAQQAIYHVQRSLELTGDVDHAAVVLCDRGTIDGAAYWQGPGTLWSAVGTTLDAEIARYHAVIHLRTPTSPDAYGHENPLRIESLDEAAAIDARIAESWSTHPRRFFVDATPDFLTKAAQALGILRDLVPPCCRHHVKPFLWATWPGDSDPHGP